Part of the Leptolyngbya sp. BL0902 genome, AAGAACCGGGCTCTGGAGTTACAACAGGGGCACTGGGGGCGGCCTGTAGCAAGCTCTCGGCCATGGTTGGCGCAGCGGTTGTCTCAGGGACAACGATAGCCGCTGCGGGAGGTGGGGGAACCGGGGGTTGCATGGATTGGCTCAGGTGGGGGGGAGACGTCTGGGCAGGGAGCGCGGCTGGAGACGGTGAAAACTGGGGCTGTGCTGTGGTGGGTACCGACAGATTAACCGATGCCGAAGAACGGGGAGAACCGCTCACGTGCGACTGACGGCCCAGGGAATCGGGGCTGACCACTGCGGGGGATGCCGTTGGAGCCTCTGCTCCAGAACCAGGACTAGCGCTAACCGCTGCGGTATCAGCGATGGCCATGCTACCGCCCACCAAGCCCAAGCTCCCCATCAAGACTAGCCCTTGGGATCGCTTGAGGGTTGGCCGTGGGCTAAGGGCCGCAACCCCAAGCAGCCGAGCAGGCCGAGAAGTTTCCACAGAATCAGGTTTAGAATTCACCATCCATCAACCGCTACGCATTGTAGCCTAAACTGACATCACCGGGCAGAACTTCCACCTCCAGGGGCGCACCAGTACCGTCGGACGCAATCCGCACCGACAGGTTCCCGGAGGACGCCAAACCCACTACGGTTCCGGTTTGATGGTGAACCACCACCGACTGGCCCAGGTGGGTCATGCGTTGCTGATAAAGCGCCAGAAAGGCTTGGTCTCCCTGGCTTTGCCAAACGTGGTAGCCCTGCATCAACCCGTAAAGGGCGACGGCGGCCACACCTTCCAGGCTATTCAAGGGATGGGTGGACTGATCCGGGAAATTTAGAAGCTGCCCTAGGGAAATTCCCGTAGGCGGAATAGGGTTCGTGTAGTTCAGACCTAGGCCCACGGTGGCGGCTAGCACCTGATCGCCCTGTACCCGCGTTTCAACCAAAATGCCGCCCAGCTTGCGGCCATTCACCACCAAATCGTTGGGCCATTTCACCTGGGCCGGAATGCCCAAATTCTCTAGGCTAGTGGCCAATCCCCAGGCACTGGCTAAGGTGAGGCATAGACTACGCTGCACCGTCATTTCTGGCCGCAGCCCCAAAGAAAGATACAGCCCCCCCGATGGAGACTGCCACTGTCGCCCCCATTGCCCCCGTCCCGCCCGCTGGGTGGCCGCAATCAGCACCGTTCCTGCCGCCGCCCCCGCCACCATTTGGGTCATTAGGTTTTGGTTAGTCGATCCGGTTTCCTCCACCCACTGCACCTGAAAACGCGGACGCAATCCGCCTAGTTCTGGCACCACGCCAAGGGTGCTGGGGGGCTGCTGAAGGGTTTGGTGTAGTCGGCGGAGATCCAAGGTTTGACGGGAATTAGAAGACGGAAACTGGGGATAAAGGGGGACTCGTTTAGGAACGAATCAGGACTCGTTTAGACACAAATTTAGACACAAATGAGCCCTCGTCTGGAACTGATGTTGAGTCTCGCTGGGCGCGAATCCTTGGGCATGAATCGAAGCCGCCCCATGGGATGCTGATTCGGCAACGGCCATCCCCCACCCCACAGAAACTTGGCCTATAGTTAAGCGTAGACGGTAAGTAGCACTCCAGAAATATCTATGGTTTTCTTTGGCTTAGGTAAAGGCAAAAAGACTGAAATGCCCTCTCCCAAGGAGGCTCTGCCGGGACGCGACACCCCCATTCCCGTGCCGAGCCAGCACTATGTCAACGGCAACCCGCTCCAGCCGCCCTTTCCGGCGGGGATGGAAACGGCGATGTTTGGCCTGGGCTGTTTTTGGGGAGCTGAGCGCAAGTTTTGGCAGCAGGAAGGCGTCTTCACCACGGCGGTGGGCT contains:
- a CDS encoding biotin--[acetyl-CoA-carboxylase] ligase, which translates into the protein MDLRRLHQTLQQPPSTLGVVPELGGLRPRFQVQWVEETGSTNQNLMTQMVAGAAAGTVLIAATQRAGRGQWGRQWQSPSGGLYLSLGLRPEMTVQRSLCLTLASAWGLATSLENLGIPAQVKWPNDLVVNGRKLGGILVETRVQGDQVLAATVGLGLNYTNPIPPTGISLGQLLNFPDQSTHPLNSLEGVAAVALYGLMQGYHVWQSQGDQAFLALYQQRMTHLGQSVVVHHQTGTVVGLASSGNLSVRIASDGTGAPLEVEVLPGDVSLGYNA